The genomic window CCCTTATCCACTACAcaggcgtgggcccaggtgccagcgtgcatgtggagctcaggtaggagtcagactagtttgcaccagggcatcatctgaatggtgcttagcgagtcatcatcaccctcctgcctgccaaaaaactcactaacacagagtacccaggcccaccactctggtgtgacaatgtgcagggtaTATAGAAGgcatttgcggggggggggaatggaatcCACAATCACCATCTCCTagcaactgaaccgcctggttatctgagcctcccttgctgccctcgcatgcctcatttgagatGTCAGCCCTCCATCGCCTGGCTGGTGTTCCTCAGCgtgctcttcctcctcttcctcctcctcctgttggtcatcctccccagtgacggccggctggccagcctccacatcctccgcctcctcttcctccaataTGTCATCTCGCTGCAGAGCCAgactgtgcaaggcacagcacaccaccactatgcagggggagatcagggggctgtattggagggcccttccagatcagtccaggcactggaaccgcATCTTGAGGGGCCCAATACACCTCTCTACTGTTGCacaggtggctacatgggcctcattatagcgcatctccacctcagacacaggcctccctccgcacaggcgtcatcagcagGTGTAcactgaagactgggagatgccacagacatctccgctcgggctctGGAAGGAACCAGTCACATAGAAGTTCAGAGtggccatcaatttgacagccaccgagagtgggtgcctctCCCGCCTCTtgatgccaggtcctgcaacaggttgcacaggtgtcgtATGGTCTCCTTTCGGAGTTAGAGATGTCGGCGGCACACGgtatccgacatctgttcaaatgacacttgtgctcagaactgccggggtctctgctccctcctcctccGAAGCTcccgctctgggtgaatggcagacatctcctgcctctggtggtcgtctccctctggtcctgcaagtggtaagtcctgggcctcctctgcctgCAATTCATCCTCCAATTCcttctcctcagctccagcagcaaccaaatgaacagcaagatcgattggttgcattgcaaaagcatcttgtcactctgaaggggtgggggcgggggggtgatggAGGTGGAGATAAACAAATGTGGAAGTCatgcaatgctgcttgccccCAACACATCAACAATCAgagccctcccaccccccccaattcccccagccacatgttccccacaatcacagcccccccatgcccccaattcccccagccacatgctcctcacaatcacagcccccccatgcccccaaatcccccagccacatgctccccacaatcacagcccccccatgcccccaattcccccagccacatgctccccacaatcacagcccccccataccccccaattcccccagctacatgctccccacaatcacagcccccccatgcccccaattcccccagctatgtgctccccacaatcacagctccttgcaaggttgagagactgcagcagtgctatctgcaagggctttgtgcacatccttcagctggtagTGTCCTGAGtgcgctaggacccagcagcaccacaagacccgaggtcagtgctgagacccgggtctgtGCTGCAAGACAGACATtggagactcggcagagcaacagcacccccacccccccccacacatttacagagCTGCCACCGATtcgagacagaaaatggctgcaagaacaggacacccgtgagcagcagagagccgtcggacgccatgcatttacctcctcactaaccctcaccgaTGAAGCACCCGAATTGGACTTATATTGAGCACCGATTCCGATtggcgaatgcagtggtaaagggggaaatgctggtaaagttgggtgggcagcccattaattcaatttaaatgcatgcaaatgccatttaaatcgtcattgcgcccatttcgggcgtggttcggatcatggccatttttgggtcttggtaaagtgggcatctgcacagACACGGGCacggatcgtgttaatggcctcactcccgactttaccaagttttagcGCCCATTTCGggcccagagtcaatggatggaaggctgatttCTAATCAGTACTTGATCAGTGCTACCTACATAAACCAAATGATTATCTAAATACAAGTGACATGAGCTGATGCAGAGAACATACCCAAACTCAGTTCTGGAGGTTGAAGACATTGATATCTTTGGCCAAACCAGCTGATACCCAGCTTTGCTATGGGGTGTGTAACAGGCTTAGATTGCGATATGCATTTCTGAAACAATTGCTGGAAAACTCATTTCAGGTCAAAAGAGCGGTCGAATTAATATATAGCAAGCAATCTGGATTTCAttgtttctccccctctctcccaatcAAAGAACAGTTAAAATGAGGTGGTTGCAAATTCAAAAGAATCAGTGACACATCAGGTGCCGTTCAGGTGTTTCTTTGTAATGGTTATGAGgggttttgtttcttttcttgctgACTTTCAGTCCTGAATCATTAGACCAACAAAAGTACTGTCCACTGCAGCATTTTGCCCAGTATTTAAACAGCAAGCTGTGTGAGGCAGTAAAACATTGTCAGTTACTAAGCTGTCAGTTCAAAATGGGAAAGGCAAGATGGACTCTTTTTGCTTCTACATTTGATATGCTTTCATTTTAAGCATCATTATCATTTTATCAAGTATCTTTATATTCTAAACTAATGACTAAATGTGTTGTGTTTACTTTAGGTCATCTTTTACGAGGACAGGAACTTCCAGGGTCGGCACTATGAGTGCAGCAGTGACTGTGCTGACCTGTCCCCTTACTTCAGTCGCTGTAACTCCATCCGTGTGGAGAGTGACTGGTGGGTGGCGTATGAGAAACCCAATTACATGGGATACCAGTATGTTCTGAATAGGGGAGAATATCCTGACTACCAGCGCTGGATGGGATTCAATGACAACATCGGCTCGTGTCGCTCCTACCCACACGTAAGTTATAATTTTGTGATAAACGTATCCCATGCCGCTAGAGATCTAGATATTAGCCAACAACCTCCagaactgtaagaagtctcacaacaccaggttaaagtgctacaggtttatttggtatcgcgagctttcggagcgctgctccttcatcaggtgagtggagagttgggttcacaaacagggcatatttagacacagactgaattgcaaaataatggttgataATGACAGAGACACTACTTGCCTCCAGCTTCTAGCAAGCCAGCCACTGACAGCTAAATTTCCAACACCAGAGACAAAAAAAATTGCTTTCAGCCTATAGTCTAAACAGCTTCTaaccaaactgaaattaaaaaccTTGTGTTCccctttgagaaaaaaaaactgtccaaaggcGCCTGACCTGGCAATCATTCTTCAGCCTACAATTCCAAAAGGGTTATAAAattccaggacactgcattaaaaAACTGAAGGCCCATTATCCTGCTTCAACAACAATCAAAGATACCAGTACAGACATCACAGAAACAATAACAACAAAGGCCTGGCCTGCTTAAAAAACTCCAGAGCAACATGATTAGAATACTTTTCCTAAAGGCACAGCAGTGTCACCCATCCTGCCATTTCTGCCAGCCTGTTTGCAGTGACTGGCTGATATTGCTGATACAATAGTAAAGTTATATATGTAGGTTCTCAGGAGTACATTGTCTAAACATTAGAAAAGGGTTAAGTGCATACCATATATGTGCCAAATGATTTATGTTGCTGCTaaatcaggggtaggttctttacccagagggtggtgagggattggaatgccctgccagcatcagtagtaaatgcgcctagtttgggggcgtttaagagatccgtagataggttcatggacgaaaagaaattggtttaggttggagggtcacagtttttatttttaactggtcggtgcaacatcgtgggccgaagggcctgttctgcgctgtaatgttctatgttctatgttctatgttctaaatttatGGTTGGGATTTCCAATCTTGTTCACCCTGTCATTGCTGCCCGCACTCAGCCAGAACTCCATTCAGTGCAACAGGAGGGGGAAATCCTAACTGTAGATGAAgtaggagaattctggcctatgagTCTGGTTAATTGGACAATTTAACTGTTTATACCAATCACATATAAGGAGTGAATTATTATCTGCTTTGATGCTGAGCTGTTCATGCACAATGtagtttagtttaagtttatttattactgtcacaggtaggcttacattaacactgcaattaagttactgtgaaaatcccctagttggcatACTCCAGCGCATgctcgcgtacactgagggagaatttagcatggtcaatccacctaacaagcacgtcttttggactgtgggaggaaactggagcacgcggaggaaacccacgcagacacgggaagaacgtgcaaaatccatacAGAAAGTGCCCCAAGCtgagaaattgaacccgggtctctggcgctgtggggcagcagtgctaaccactgtgcggccaTGCCGCCCATACAGTGGAGAATATGTGACTATTATTCTTATAGCTGTTAACCCAAACACCGCAGTAAATACAGTTAAGGCCATTGATAAATGGAGGAATGTGGAAACCGAGATCAGGAAAAAAGTATTTGTAATATTGAGTTATTTCTTTCCTCAAATTATTTTGAATTCAATCTTTCTAATCCAATCATCAATCCCCTCAGCTAACAGGCAACAAACAAAATCCCCAGTCCTCAAAGATAATCAAACAAAAACTAAAGGATATCTAGATTTGAACTTTTGTTCTCCTCATTATTGAACTTGGCTTTATCCTCACCTATTTCTGGAGTAAGAACAAGGATGCCAATGTGTTGTGAACAGTAACAGGCCCCCAAATCTTTGGTCATTGCAATTGACCTCAACAGTAACATCTGCAAGGGCCTACTGGAACAGCTGGACTTAGGCCAGGACCCGGCTGTCTAGGAACACATTCTCTGGATGGCTATTGTGAAGCCTTTCCCCGGCTCCTATGAGCAAAGAGTTGAGGAGAACAGTGGTtgtatttctggactagtaaatCAGAGACTTGGACTAATGATTTGGGGTTAAAATATGACAACGGCAGctgagaaatttaaattcagttgttAAATAAATCGAGAATAAAAAGCTTGCATCAATAATGTTGACCATGTTCTGGATCGTCGTAAAAACCGATTtgatccctttagggaaggaaatctagcaCTCTTGTCTGGTCAACATATGACTTTTGACCCAAAGCAATGTTACCTTCGAAAGTATGGCTAACTCAAAATTGTGGGTCCCACTTTGGGATGTAGAATTGACATTTTAACACTTCAAGACATCACTCCAATCCTTCCCAGCCAATGCTCTTTGGAAGGGGGAAGAGGCCTCCTATGTAGCCAATGAAATAAATATTGTGGAATTGTTATTTCATCCAATGAGCTTTGGTGTGTTTAATGGCAGAGATTCAGAGCTGGGTCTTCTTGGTACCTATCCACTGCTTTTCAGATTTTCACAAGCTCAGTCTTTACCTGTGCTATACTAGTAAAAATCTCAAACTTTCCCAATGAAATACCTATCCATGTTCATTGTTGGAATAAAGTTACACGATCTCAAAACCGCACACTCAGATCTTATTTTAATATCAAATACTCTATGTGATTGATGGGGAAAATTTGAGAGGGATAgcgggtgggggagagtgagcTTAGTTTGAACTCCACTTTGACTGAAGGTTTACACACAAACCATTCAATCAATCTCAGGAAGACAATAATTAAAATGTTGCTCAGTTAAGGAACTAATCAGTTATATAAAGGcaaagactcaaaacattggctctattctctctccacagatgctgtcagaccagctggaattttccaacattttctgttttaaccaGTTATATAGATTAATTAGATTCAACTCTTCCCAAACATTTCACTGTTCCCAACATAATGATGAAAAATGCATGGTGGTAACCAGGTTATAATAGAACGATTCACTCAGGAACTGTTATCATATTTTTCCACTTTATtccctttaatgtagaaaaactCAATGATCAAATATTTTTATTCAAGTTCCTTTTCTATAGATacaaaatataaatatatatgacTAAATATGCAATACAATCTTGTCTCTATTCCAGTACCGAGATGGAAACTACAGAATGAGGATTTACGAGAGGCCTGACTTTGGGggacagatgatggaattcaTGGATGACTGTCCTTCTGTCTACGATCGTTTCCGTTACCGTGACATTCACTCCTCCCATGTGATGGACGGTTACTGGACCTTCTATGAACACCCCAACTACAGAGGCCGACAGTACTTCATGAGGCCCGGTGAATACAGGAGATTCAGTGATTGGGGTGCATCTTGTCCAACTATCGGATCTTTCAGACGCATGCGGGATTTCTAGATTATTCTTAAAAAGAATAGATTTGTCTGGCAAATATTTCTGAACATAATAAAATACGTTTATTTGACATGTTTTCATATGTGTGCTTATTTTGAaatctctctgaaagagtattttATATTTGGGATGTGGAGCATTTCAGTTCAGTGAAAGGACTGTTCCAAGTCTAGATGACTCAGagctctggtgaagggtcatctagactcaaaatgttggctctattctctccccacagatgctgtcagacctgctgagattttccagcattttctgtttttgtttcagattccagcatctgcagtattttacttttttaTTTGGAATTGGCGAATAAGTTGCAGTTGGCTTTACCTGAAGGGGCGAGGAGGAAGGAGATAATTGAAgtgatagctcagcatttaaattTGTCAGAAATACTGCCTGCTTTGGTATTGACTGGAATTCAATAATGAAACGGCTTGAATTAGAGGCAATGGCAAGGGAAAAACAAAGATGAATTAAAACAGTTTGAGCAGGAAAAAGAAATGAAACAGTTTGAATTGTGATTAAAAGCAGAAGAAAAATAaaaagagagtgggggagggggcagttttTTAACTTCAGGAACCGGAAAGACAATTCGAACTTGAAATGGTGGATgatcacattttatggaccccaaccatcgcgttaaaacggggctccactgtattagcatggatagaggattggttaactaacagaaagcaaagagtgggggtaaatgggtgtttctctggttggcgatcagtgactagtggtgtgcctcagggatcagtgttgggaccgcaattgtttacgatttacatagatgatttggagttggggaccaagtgtagtgtgtcaaaattcgcagatgacactaagatgagtggcagagcaaaatgtgcagaggacgctgaaagtctgcaaaggaatatagatagtctaagtgagtgggcaagggtctggcagatggagtacaatgttggtaaatgtgaggtcatccattttggtaggaataacagcaaaatggactattatttaaatggtaaaaaattgcagcatgctgctgtgcagagggacctgggtgtccttgtgcaggaatctcaaggagttggtttacagatgcagcaggtaattaagaaggcaaatggaattttgtccttcattgctagagggatggagtttaaaaacagcgagattatgttgcagctgtataaggtgctggtgaggccacacctggagtactgtgtacagttttggtctccttacttgagaaaggatatactggcactggagggggtgcagaggagattcactaggttgattccggagttgagagggttggcttatgaggagagactgagtagactggggctatactcattggaactcagaagaatgaggggaaatcttttagaaacatataagattatgaagggaatagataagatagaagcaggggaagttgttttcactggcgggtgaaactagaactagggggcatagccttaaaataaggggaagcagatttaggactgagttgaggaggaacttcttcacacaaagggttgtgaatctgtggaattccctgcccagtgaagcagttgtagttacctcattgagtgtttttaaggcaaggatagatcaatttttgaacagtaaaggaattaagggttatggtgagcgggcgggtaagtggagctgagtccacaaaaagatcagccatgttcttattgaatggcggagcaggctcgaggggccagatggaatactcctgctcctagttcttatgttcttatgaaatgagagagtgcagaatgtaatgttacagtcatagctagggtgtagagaaagatcaacttaatg from Mustelus asterias chromosome 14, sMusAst1.hap1.1, whole genome shotgun sequence includes these protein-coding regions:
- the LOC144503410 gene encoding gamma-crystallin M2-like codes for the protein MAACAEEASAYGRSVAANTQGSKDLRKDMCAKEFQALKSCFTLNAKKARMSMGQIPMPRCLLDRRSLLQLLPILVKTARASPRRIWVKGPPKVAPFIRLLVIFYEDRNFQGRHYECSSDCADLSPYFSRCNSIRVESDWWVAYEKPNYMGYQYVLNRGEYPDYQRWMGFNDNIGSCRSYPHVSYNFVINYRDGNYRMRIYERPDFGGQMMEFMDDCPSVYDRFRYRDIHSSHVMDGYWTFYEHPNYRGRQYFMRPGEYRRFSDWGASCPTIGSFRRMRDF